Proteins co-encoded in one Bacillus infantis NRRL B-14911 genomic window:
- a CDS encoding ABC-F family ATP-binding cassette domain-containing protein produces the protein MKMISIENLSKSYGEKQLFRDVSFTIAENERVGLIGVNGTGKSSLLKIVAGVDVPDSGEIVCPKDYKVSYSEQKPELDPRLTVLEQVFEGDAPIFRLLREYEQVMAGLGASPEDTGLQDKLFALQKRMDELDGWEADASAKAILSRLGIEEYSRKIGELSGGQKKRVALAQVLIQSPDLLILDEPTNHLDYETVKWLEEYLSRFNGALLLVTHDRYFLDRVTNRMFELDGGSLYSYKGNYAAFLEAKAVREENEAATIEKQKNLFRRELEWIRRGAKARTTKQKARIQRFDQLEDTLSAVKASEKLDMALSGSRLGKQVFELKDAFKALGGTVVLDDFSLLVKPGDRIGIIGRNGTGKSTLLNILAGKIPLDSGDRIIGQTVKVAYYTQESEDMDENKRMIEYLKETAEVVHTSDGKTISAAQMLERFLFPSSTHGTPIRKLSGGEKRRLYLLKILLSEPNVLLLDEPTNDLDTQTLTVLEDYLDDFAGVVITVSHDRYFLDKVAEQLLILEGGGRVGSYYGNYTEYIESQPQQAKPKSVKQEPKPKQEAKPKKKRMSYNEQREWDSIDGKIAAAEKRLEEIAGEMAETGSDFMKANELLEEEASLNEQLEELIERWSYLAELAEG, from the coding sequence ATGAAGATGATTTCAATTGAAAACTTATCAAAATCTTATGGGGAAAAGCAGCTCTTCCGGGATGTTTCTTTCACGATAGCTGAAAATGAAAGAGTAGGACTGATCGGCGTCAACGGAACTGGAAAGTCTTCTTTGCTGAAGATCGTGGCTGGAGTGGATGTACCGGATTCAGGGGAGATTGTATGCCCGAAAGATTATAAAGTGTCTTACTCAGAACAGAAGCCTGAGCTGGATCCCCGACTGACAGTGCTTGAGCAGGTATTTGAAGGGGATGCGCCGATATTCCGCCTTTTGAGGGAATATGAACAGGTTATGGCGGGACTCGGAGCTTCGCCTGAGGATACCGGTCTCCAGGATAAGCTTTTTGCTCTTCAGAAAAGGATGGATGAGCTGGATGGCTGGGAAGCGGATGCCAGCGCGAAGGCAATCTTAAGCAGGCTCGGCATCGAGGAATACAGCAGGAAAATCGGGGAGCTTTCCGGAGGGCAGAAGAAGAGGGTTGCCCTTGCACAGGTGCTGATCCAGTCTCCGGATCTTCTAATTCTTGATGAGCCGACCAACCATCTTGATTATGAAACCGTCAAGTGGCTGGAAGAATATCTTAGCCGATTCAATGGCGCGCTCCTGCTGGTCACGCATGACCGTTATTTTCTCGACCGGGTCACAAACAGAATGTTTGAACTGGATGGAGGAAGTCTTTACAGCTATAAGGGCAATTATGCCGCTTTCCTTGAAGCGAAGGCCGTCAGGGAGGAAAACGAGGCTGCTACGATAGAAAAGCAGAAAAATCTATTCCGCAGGGAACTTGAATGGATCAGAAGAGGTGCAAAAGCCAGGACCACCAAGCAAAAAGCAAGGATTCAGCGCTTTGATCAGCTGGAGGACACCCTGTCTGCTGTCAAAGCATCAGAAAAGCTCGATATGGCTTTATCCGGAAGCAGGCTCGGAAAGCAGGTCTTTGAGCTGAAGGATGCTTTCAAAGCGCTTGGCGGCACGGTTGTGCTTGATGATTTCAGCTTACTGGTCAAGCCGGGCGACAGAATCGGGATTATCGGCAGAAACGGGACAGGAAAGTCCACGCTCCTAAATATACTAGCCGGCAAAATCCCCCTGGATTCAGGGGATCGGATCATCGGCCAGACAGTAAAAGTTGCCTATTATACGCAGGAAAGCGAGGACATGGACGAAAATAAGAGAATGATCGAGTATTTGAAGGAGACAGCCGAGGTCGTGCATACCTCTGATGGCAAAACGATTTCGGCAGCGCAGATGCTAGAGCGGTTCCTTTTCCCGTCAAGCACCCATGGAACACCGATCAGGAAGCTTTCCGGCGGGGAAAAGAGAAGGCTTTATCTTTTGAAAATCCTTTTGTCGGAGCCGAATGTCCTTTTGCTGGATGAGCCGACAAATGATCTGGATACACAGACACTGACCGTGCTTGAAGACTATCTCGACGATTTTGCAGGGGTGGTCATAACTGTTTCTCATGACCGCTATTTTCTTGATAAAGTGGCAGAGCAGCTGCTCATCCTTGAAGGAGGAGGCAGAGTCGGCTCTTACTATGGAAACTATACAGAGTATATTGAGAGCCAGCCGCAGCAGGCAAAGCCAAAGAGCGTGAAGCAGGAACCTAAACCAAAGCAGGAGGCAAAGCCGAAGAAAAAGCGCATGTCCTACAATGAGCAAAGAGAGTGGGACAGCATCGACGGAAAGATTGCCGCGGCAGAAAAGCGCCTTGAGGAAATTGCCGGTGAGATGGCAGAAACGGGCAGCGATTTTATGAAGGCAAATGAACTTCTCGAGGAAGAAGCAAGTTTAAATGAGCAGCTTGAAGAGCTTATTGAAAGATGGAGCTATCTGGCCGAGCTCGCAGAGGGCTGA
- a CDS encoding HD domain-containing protein, with amino-acid sequence MEKIISQAERYVRAELGRDASGHDWHHIDRVRKNALYIQRQEKRGDAFIIEMAALLHDIPDAKLNADEEKGWDRLRSFFREAGIETGLQRQLEEVIASVSFKGGSGIKAESHEARIVQDADRLDAIGAIGIARAFAYGGMKGHALYDPALSAREEMTQEEYRNGQTSSIHHFYEKLLKLRDLLNTDTAKEMAKQRHEFMQLYLNEFYREWNGQS; translated from the coding sequence ATGGAAAAAATAATCTCGCAGGCAGAGCGGTATGTCCGCGCTGAGCTTGGCCGGGATGCTTCAGGGCATGACTGGCATCACATAGATAGAGTCAGGAAAAATGCGTTATATATACAGAGGCAGGAGAAACGGGGAGATGCTTTCATTATTGAAATGGCAGCCCTTTTACATGATATACCCGATGCTAAGCTGAATGCCGATGAGGAAAAAGGATGGGACAGGCTCCGCAGCTTTTTTAGGGAGGCAGGGATTGAAACTGGACTGCAAAGGCAGCTGGAAGAGGTTATCGCCTCTGTTTCCTTCAAAGGGGGCTCCGGCATAAAGGCAGAATCTCATGAGGCAAGGATTGTCCAGGATGCAGACAGGCTGGATGCCATTGGTGCAATCGGGATTGCCCGGGCATTTGCCTATGGCGGGATGAAAGGCCATGCCCTTTATGACCCGGCACTTTCAGCCAGGGAAGAAATGACACAGGAGGAATATAGGAATGGGCAAACCTCCTCCATCCATCATTTTTATGAAAAACTGCTGAAGCTCCGCGATCTTCTGAATACGGATACAGCTAAAGAGATGGCAAAACAGCGCCATGAATTTATGCAATTATACTTAAATGAATTTTACAGGGAATGGAATGGTCAGTCATGA
- a CDS encoding DegV family protein translates to MGKVAWVTDSTACLDEELAAHPDVYVVPMTIIMDGQEYIEGRTMSAEDLFRRLKTLSSPPKTSQPSVGSFQALFEELEESYDSIVAVLVSAKLSGTVSSSQQAAQLVNIPVYTVDSGILSYPLTRLIKEGMLLTESGIESSEAARRIEEIGSTSETLVLVGSLEQLHRSGRMSGLQFYFGSLLSIKPIIAISGGALSIKEKARSIRKARERMKALLKEAYEQHGFREVFILYGLYDREAKEWMADLRASFQEIEFSAFPLGATIGVHAGENTIGFSWFNGLK, encoded by the coding sequence ATGGGAAAAGTGGCATGGGTTACCGACAGCACAGCATGCCTGGATGAGGAATTAGCGGCGCACCCGGATGTCTATGTTGTACCGATGACAATCATCATGGATGGCCAGGAGTATATAGAGGGGAGGACCATGAGCGCTGAAGACCTGTTCAGGCGGCTGAAGACACTTTCTTCGCCTCCAAAGACCTCACAGCCTTCTGTGGGCTCTTTTCAGGCTCTTTTTGAAGAGCTTGAAGAAAGCTATGATTCCATTGTGGCTGTCCTTGTATCTGCGAAGCTCAGCGGGACTGTTTCATCCAGCCAGCAGGCAGCACAGCTGGTGAACATACCTGTCTATACAGTCGATTCGGGTATCTTATCTTATCCTTTGACGAGGCTGATAAAGGAAGGGATGCTTCTGACAGAATCAGGGATCGAGAGCAGCGAAGCAGCCCGCAGGATCGAGGAAATCGGATCCACATCGGAGACGTTAGTCCTTGTCGGGAGCCTCGAACAGCTTCATCGCAGCGGAAGGATGTCCGGGCTGCAATTCTATTTTGGCAGCCTATTGAGCATTAAGCCGATCATTGCCATTAGCGGCGGGGCACTCAGCATAAAAGAAAAGGCAAGGAGCATCAGGAAGGCCAGGGAACGGATGAAGGCCTTGCTCAAGGAAGCGTATGAACAGCATGGTTTCCGGGAGGTTTTCATTCTTTATGGCCTATATGACAGAGAGGCAAAAGAGTGGATGGCAGATCTAAGGGCCAGCTTTCAGGAAATCGAGTTCAGCGCCTTCCCTCTTGGAGCCACCATCGGGGTTCATGCCGGGGAAAATACCATTGGATTCAGCTGGTTCAACGGGCTGAAATAA
- a CDS encoding amidohydrolase family protein — MKIIDAHMHFSQIKSFHETARDLSFVDYSYKGISAEYRDAGVLLGIGMGLEETNGMGFPDHDARTPMMLDLAESQPDIIVACAGINPFNMDSEALVRLEDVIQRPGTVGFKIYLGYYPFYAYDEVYEPVYKLAEKYSVPVVFHTGDTYSERGLLKYSHPLAIDEVAVRHRNVNFMMAHFGDPWTLTGAEIIYKNPNVYADLSGLIVGTEEELKKRSGGRFLDHLRHAIEFADSYDKLIFGTDWPLIPIAPYIEFIKDLIPEEHHEKVFYYNALKLFPRIAAFLPEE; from the coding sequence ATGAAAATAATAGACGCACATATGCATTTTTCACAAATTAAATCTTTTCATGAAACAGCAAGAGACCTTTCGTTTGTTGATTATTCCTATAAAGGGATTTCTGCTGAGTACCGGGATGCAGGTGTCCTGCTCGGAATCGGCATGGGCCTTGAGGAAACAAACGGGATGGGTTTTCCGGACCATGATGCAAGGACGCCGATGATGCTGGACCTGGCTGAATCCCAGCCGGATATAATAGTGGCCTGCGCCGGCATAAATCCATTCAATATGGATTCTGAGGCGCTTGTAAGGCTGGAAGACGTGATTCAGCGCCCCGGGACTGTCGGATTTAAAATCTACCTGGGCTATTATCCTTTTTACGCTTATGACGAAGTATATGAACCAGTCTATAAACTTGCTGAGAAATACAGTGTGCCGGTTGTCTTTCATACTGGCGACACTTATTCAGAAAGAGGGCTGCTGAAGTACTCCCATCCTCTTGCCATCGATGAAGTGGCTGTCAGGCACCGGAATGTCAATTTCATGATGGCTCATTTCGGCGACCCCTGGACCCTGACGGGGGCTGAAATCATCTATAAGAATCCGAACGTATACGCTGATCTCTCAGGACTGATAGTGGGTACGGAAGAAGAACTGAAGAAAAGGAGCGGAGGGCGGTTCCTTGACCACCTTCGCCACGCGATTGAGTTTGCAGATTCATATGATAAATTGATCTTTGGGACCGACTGGCCCTTGATCCCTATAGCTCCATATATTGAGTTTATCAAGGATCTTATCCCTGAAGAGCATCATGAAAAGGTATTTTACTACAATGCCTTGAAACTATTTCCGAGGATCGCGGCTTTTCTGCCGGAAGAATAA
- a CDS encoding GNAT family N-acetyltransferase, translating into MEKVMNKIQVVPYQPGLADAVAKMWNMSRDSWGGDNRVMTGEQVKTKEENSDNIELYIALDGEEVVGYCGLSEYKEDEGALYIPLLNVRPDYHGRKIGKLLVLEALGKTVELGWPRLDLYTWPGNTKAVPLYKKCGFFWEDRDDSTHLMNFIPAVLNTPLLKPVFEKLDWYSSSSRKIEVKPDGKNENGFTYYDYEWEDEGTHARVQFERSGRGMRLIETDEFLAELVLNRHQLIEGRKESISLRIVNKSGNPLAVEAAGKDSGRVKCSLTASLVVSGEEVIAGVLDIREGEAPDSWKTHPSAEVELSINGRSCSLKLGLHPKKPADVTASLLGHLSYQGKQAEVAFEVKNNLPEDVNVEIRIPETENLIPEYKEIILDLKPKERKSIFLPAEVKKHGFSEHLLQVALTGSKGGQFQFEKKAGIALKGFGSQFGGETEEYWHIFNGNSQVNIRKRDYTVKAGRSEKMDQPFAFFQPKLGKPYTSEFTKKKPVSAEWYKDGAAVTHKLAFLSENLPGIKLSIFTSLYAEGLVKRWMECENGREEPVEQLYISQSMYHEGREMVFPLDGEAVAFSDMKELLYGDVNFSSLSGNWYFAGQGGEPVGLAWPESAKAVPDNWQLSIEFQTGEIQAKEKAVLEPVYLSIGAFQSWEEFAAFATSSPLADKKSTAPEKEMIITSVCGLDEKYAADLTLINHRLQPIEGKLSISADGRVKAAEEIRLEGGKDYKTSVALGEKAGISIVSAVLEEGSSCEKIDSIVLMPGGEVQISWEEKAGLKVAKAVNGPVEIKSAPGFYPGLFSISVNGRKWLDHSFPSLQAKGWWNPWGGGMKTIPSKLNVFSILKGQTEAGAAAVRDNSGELWQGLKVTTRLGEHPVWQGLTFAQYYLMLPGVPLIGSFLRIEEAGGKLLAGEYAVTDAFLMGGKLEDLSIRPDEADENGFYTAGKGENVLFLGNGSSVCSTHAEEKLYMVANSMADHNEAYMNKEACQLISRQPFSSGGRDSQTKPVFMLFDRRDLSGKLLDRLQKISFINEETE; encoded by the coding sequence ATGGGGAAGAGGTCGTAGGCTATTGCGGACTTTCAGAATATAAGGAAGATGAAGGTGCGCTTTATATTCCTCTCCTGAATGTGCGGCCTGATTATCATGGCAGAAAAATCGGCAAGCTCCTTGTTCTTGAGGCACTTGGAAAGACTGTGGAGCTCGGGTGGCCGCGTCTGGACCTGTATACTTGGCCAGGCAATACGAAGGCTGTGCCATTGTATAAAAAATGCGGATTCTTTTGGGAAGACAGAGACGACTCCACTCACTTGATGAACTTTATTCCCGCTGTTCTGAATACGCCGCTTTTGAAGCCTGTTTTTGAAAAGCTGGACTGGTACAGTTCAAGCTCGAGGAAAATTGAAGTGAAGCCTGATGGGAAAAACGAAAATGGCTTCACTTATTATGATTATGAGTGGGAAGATGAAGGAACTCATGCAAGAGTCCAATTTGAACGTTCAGGAAGGGGCATGCGCCTGATTGAGACAGATGAATTCCTGGCTGAACTTGTTTTAAACAGGCACCAGCTGATTGAGGGGCGGAAAGAGTCCATTTCCTTAAGGATTGTCAATAAATCCGGAAATCCGCTTGCGGTTGAAGCAGCCGGGAAGGACAGCGGGCGCGTGAAATGCAGCTTAACAGCGTCCCTAGTGGTCTCTGGCGAAGAGGTCATCGCAGGAGTGCTGGACATCAGAGAAGGGGAAGCGCCTGACTCCTGGAAGACGCACCCATCTGCAGAAGTGGAATTGTCTATAAATGGAAGGAGCTGTTCACTGAAGCTGGGCCTCCATCCTAAAAAGCCGGCCGATGTTACTGCCTCGCTTCTTGGACATTTAAGCTACCAGGGAAAACAGGCAGAGGTTGCTTTCGAGGTTAAAAATAATCTGCCGGAAGATGTAAACGTGGAAATCCGGATTCCGGAAACAGAGAATCTCATTCCTGAATATAAAGAAATTATTCTTGATTTGAAACCGAAAGAGCGGAAAAGCATCTTCCTTCCAGCTGAGGTAAAGAAGCATGGTTTTTCTGAGCACCTGCTGCAGGTGGCTCTAACTGGTTCTAAAGGCGGCCAGTTCCAGTTTGAAAAGAAAGCCGGCATTGCACTGAAGGGTTTTGGCAGCCAATTTGGCGGCGAGACAGAGGAATACTGGCATATCTTCAATGGCAACAGCCAGGTGAATATCAGAAAGCGTGACTATACTGTGAAAGCCGGCCGAAGCGAGAAAATGGATCAGCCATTTGCGTTCTTCCAGCCGAAACTGGGGAAGCCATATACCTCAGAATTCACCAAAAAGAAGCCTGTATCTGCAGAGTGGTATAAAGATGGGGCAGCTGTAACCCATAAGCTTGCATTTCTTTCGGAGAATTTGCCTGGAATCAAGCTTAGCATCTTTACATCCCTATATGCTGAAGGACTTGTAAAGAGGTGGATGGAATGTGAAAATGGCAGGGAAGAGCCTGTTGAACAGCTGTATATCTCTCAGTCGATGTACCATGAAGGCAGGGAGATGGTGTTTCCGCTGGACGGGGAAGCAGTTGCGTTTTCAGATATGAAGGAGCTTCTGTATGGAGATGTCAACTTCAGCTCTCTGTCAGGGAATTGGTATTTCGCAGGACAAGGAGGGGAACCGGTAGGGCTTGCCTGGCCGGAAAGCGCCAAGGCGGTGCCGGATAATTGGCAGCTTTCAATTGAATTCCAGACCGGTGAGATCCAGGCGAAAGAAAAAGCGGTCCTCGAACCTGTTTATCTATCAATTGGGGCCTTCCAGTCCTGGGAAGAATTCGCAGCATTTGCAACCAGCTCCCCTTTAGCTGATAAAAAAAGTACAGCCCCTGAGAAGGAGATGATCATCACTTCAGTATGCGGCCTTGATGAAAAATATGCGGCAGACCTGACTTTAATCAATCACAGGCTACAGCCGATTGAAGGGAAGCTATCCATTTCGGCTGACGGCAGGGTCAAGGCAGCTGAAGAGATTAGGCTTGAGGGAGGAAAAGATTATAAAACCAGCGTTGCATTGGGGGAAAAAGCAGGAATCAGCATTGTGTCTGCAGTTCTTGAGGAAGGCAGCAGCTGCGAAAAAATCGATAGCATCGTTCTGATGCCTGGAGGAGAAGTGCAAATATCATGGGAAGAGAAAGCCGGATTAAAAGTGGCAAAAGCAGTAAACGGGCCAGTGGAAATCAAATCGGCTCCAGGCTTCTATCCTGGACTGTTCTCCATCTCTGTGAACGGAAGAAAATGGCTGGACCACTCTTTCCCTTCACTGCAGGCAAAAGGCTGGTGGAATCCCTGGGGCGGAGGAATGAAGACAATTCCTTCAAAACTGAATGTTTTCTCTATCCTCAAAGGCCAGACAGAGGCGGGGGCAGCTGCGGTCCGGGATAATTCAGGGGAATTGTGGCAGGGACTCAAGGTTACAACAAGGCTTGGAGAGCATCCTGTATGGCAGGGACTTACATTTGCACAATATTATCTCATGCTCCCAGGTGTACCATTGATCGGGTCATTTCTCAGAATAGAGGAAGCGGGCGGCAAGCTCCTTGCCGGTGAGTACGCTGTCACGGATGCTTTCCTGATGGGCGGAAAGCTTGAAGACCTTTCGATCAGGCCGGACGAAGCAGATGAGAATGGCTTTTATACAGCAGGAAAGGGCGAGAATGTTCTCTTTTTGGGGAATGGCTCATCCGTCTGCAGCACACATGCAGAAGAAAAGCTTTATATGGTAGCAAACAGCATGGCTGACCATAATGAGGCATATATGAACAAAGAGGCATGCCAGCTTATATCAAGGCAGCCATTCAGCTCCGGAGGGCGGGATAGCCAGACGAAACCGGTATTCATGCTGTTTGACAGAAGGGATTTATCCGGGAAGCTGCTGGATAGGCTGCAGAAAATCAGTTTCATCAATGAGGAGACAGAATGA